A region of Vigna radiata var. radiata cultivar VC1973A chromosome 10, Vradiata_ver6, whole genome shotgun sequence DNA encodes the following proteins:
- the LOC106775946 gene encoding U-box domain-containing protein 17, translated as MASGAIFSSLRRRRSPTLDAFLAPVDLSDVALVQTLLSVAREIVSCFSNRCFFFHRKNSRSLIRRVEVFQLLLEYLRDSDSGSSCLPPTAVLCLKELYLLLYRSKILLDYCAQSSKLWLLLQNHSISGHFHDLNQEISTLLDVFPVKDVLLSKDIREQVQLLQKQSRRAKLFIDMKDDALRILFFSFLDEFENGRIPDSAELRSFYVEKLQIMDADSCRTEIEALEEQIVNHEGDIEPTISVLNGLVAMTRYCRFLLFGFEEDELGLENGSRKKPKKRMITREIAETFFTVPKDFSCPISLDLMRDPVIISTGQTYDRSSISRWMEEGHTTCPKTGQLLAHTRLVPNRALRNLIVQWCTAHGVPLDPSEVMDAMGEGFTTACPTKAAVEANRATAKLLIQQLAGGSQAGKTVAAREIRLLAKTGKENRSFIAEAGAIPYLRNLLSSPNAVAQENSVTALLNLSIFDKNKSRIMDEEGCLGSIVDVLRFGHTTEARENAAATLFSLSAVHDYKKIIADEMGAVEALAGLLREGTPRGKKDAVTALFNLSTHPENCGRMIEAGAVAALVGALGNEGVAEEAAGALVLIVRQPIGAKAVVNEEAAVAGLIGMMRCGTPRGKENAVAALLELCRSGGSVATERVVKAPALAGLLQTLLFTGTKRARRKAASLARVFQRCEHASLPYGGLGIGYAFADNSTTAREASFAGDVSVPMSISVL; from the coding sequence ATGGCTTCAGGAGCAATTTTCTCCTCGCTCAGGCGGAGGAGGTCGCCGACGTTGGACGCGTTTCTGGCCCCCGTTGACTTAAGTGACGTCGCTTTGGTTCAGACCCTTCTCTCTGTTGCCCGCGAGATTGTGTCATGTTTTTCTAACCGTTGCTTCTTCTTCCACCGCAAGAACTCGCGCTCTCTGATCCGAAGAGTCGAGGTTTTCCAGTTGCTTTTGGAGTATTTGCGTGATTCCGATTCAGGTTCTTCGTGTCTTCCACCCACGGCGGTGCTTTGTCTCAAGGAGCTTTACCTCTTGCTCTACCGCTCCAAGATTCTCCTCGATTACTGCGCCCAATCTAGTAAGTTGTGGCTCTTGCTTCAGAACCATTCCATCTCTGGTCACTTCCACGATTTGAACCAGGAGATTTCGACCCTTTTGGATGTTTTTCCCGTTAAGGATGTGTTGTTGAGTAAGGATATTAGGGAACAGGTTCAGCTCTTGCAGAAGCAGTCGAGGAGAGCTAAGCTTTTTATAGATATGAAGGACGATGCTCTCaggattctttttttttcctttcttgacGAGTTTGAGAATGGAAGGATTCCCGATTCTGCTGAATTGAGATCTTTCTATGTTGAGAAGTTGCAGATTATGGATGCAGATAGTTGTAGGACTGAAATTGAGGCCTTGGAGGAGCAGATTGTTAATCACGAGGGTGACATTGAGCCTACTATTTCTGTGCTTAATGGGTTGGTGGCTATGACTAGGTATTGCAGGTTTTTGCTTTTTGGCTTTGAGGAGGATGAACTTGGTCTAGAGAACGGGAGTCGGAAGAAACCTAAGAAGAGGATGATTACTCGGGAAATTGCAGAAACCTTTTTTACTGTTCCTAAGGACTTCTCCTGTCCAATTTCATTGGATTTGATGAGAGATCCTGTAATTATTTCCACTGGTCAAACATATGACAGGAGTTCCATTTCAAGGTGGATGGAAGAAGGGCACACTACATGTCCCAAAACAGGTCAATTGCTTGCACACACTCGCCTTGTTCCGAACCGTGCTCTGAGGAATTTGATTGTGCAGTGGTGCACCGCACATGGAGTTCCTCTCGATCCATCGGAGGTCATGGATGCGATGGGTGAAGGTTTTACAACAGCTTGTCCTACCAAAGCTGCCGTTGAAGCAAACAGAGCCACAGCGAAGCTTCTTATTCAACAGCTTGCTGGAGGTTCTCAGGCTGGGAAGACTGTGGCTGCTCGGGAGATTAGGTTGCTTGCAAAAACGGGAAAGGAAAACCGCTCATTCATTGCAGAAGCAGGGGCGATTCCCTATCTTAGGAATTTACTTTCATCGCCCAATGCTGTCGCTCAGGAGAATTCCGTGACTGCACTGCTCAATTTGTCCATTTTTGATAAGAACAAAAGTAGGATCATGGACGAGGAAGGGTGTCTAGGATCAATTGTTGATGTGTTGAGATTTGGACACACCACAGAGGCAAGGGAAAATGCTGCTGCAACTTTGTTCAGCCTATCGGCCGTCCATgactataagaaaataattgcaGATGAGATGGGAGCAGTTGAGGCCCTGGCAGGGCTGTTGCGAGAGGGGACTCCAAGAGGAAAGAAGGATGCTGTGACAGCTTTGTTCAATCTTTCCACACACCCTGAGAATTGTGGTAGAATGATAGAAGCCGGGGCAGTGGCAGCACTTGTAGGTGCTTTGGGGAATGAAGGAGTTGCAGAAGAAGCAGCCGGTGCTCTGGTGTTGATCGTCCGGCAGCCTATTGGGGCCAAAGCAGTGGTAAATGAGGAAGCAGCAGTTGCTGGTTTGATCGGAATGATGCGTTGTGGAACGCCGAGAGGTAAAGAGAACGCGGTTGCAGCATTGCTTGAGTTATGCCGGAGTGGAGGTTCAGTTGCAACAGAAAGGGTTGTGAAGGCGCCAGCTTTGGCTGGCTTACTTCAAACCCTTCTTTTTACAGGGACAAAACGTGCAAGAAGAAAAGCAGCTTCACTTGCAAGAGTGTTTCAAAGATGTGAGCATGCATCTTTACCTTACGGTGGATTAGGTATAGGCTACGCGTTTGCTGACAATTCAACTACAGCCAGGGAAGCCAGCTTTGCCGGTGATGTTTCAGTACCGATGTCCATTTCTGTTTTATAG
- the LOC106775947 gene encoding transcription repressor OFP5, which translates to MKWVGRNHSSTSSSSVSSFISHASPFSWFSKFKNMRINSEPSAAKMKQKAKPSSSPQYFCEIGDRRCCVKNDGDFCRQRLNEDEKNEDIDESVIHSSSCFGGRRDVKGTPELKERDIGQGEERKLVDDGKVSKKMDVYNREKEYENLRKRFERKAKKAFQDQLLTLERGSSKAVEKDVLQLESPRTICTPRTHAFSSSAISRNPILGNVIENFEKNERLSHKKMSSERQNLKQTEETKVKTNRNKQSHQLNRERQRRKQKPSSRVKIHSPRMVSKVEICKIKALEDMKKAKLKTKKEKEEIPVLESFAVIKSSIDPMQDFRDSMIEMIIENQIIQPEEMEDLLVCYLTLNADEYHDLIIKVFRKVWFDMSQGIFGY; encoded by the coding sequence ATGAAGTGGGTAGGAAGAAATCATTCTTCAACTTCCTCTTCTTCTGTCTCTTCCTTCATTTCTCATGCATCTCCTTTCTCTTGGTTCTCCAAGTTCAAGAATATGAGAATCAATTCGGAGCCAAGTGCTGCAAAAATGAAGCAAAAGGCAAAGCCTAGTAGTTCACCTCAATATTTCTGTGAGATTGGAGATAGAAGATGTTGTGTAAAGAATGATGGTGATTTCTGTAGACAACGTTTAAACGAGGATGAGAAGAATGAAGATATTGATGAGAGTGTGATTCACTCCTCAAGTTGCTTTGGTGGTAGAAGGGATGTTAAAGGCACACCAGAGTTAAAGGAGAGGGATATTGGTcaaggagaagaaagaaagttgGTGGATGATGGGAAGGTTTCAAAGAAGATGGATGTGTACAATAGAGAAAAGGAATATGAAAACTTAAGGAAGAGATTTGAGAGGAAAGCAAAAAAGGCTTTTCAAGACCAACTCTTGACACTTGAAAGAGGATCAAGTAAAGCAGTGGAAAAAGATGTGTTGCAATTGGAATCACCTAGAACAATTTGCACCCCAAGAACACACGCTTTTTCTTCTTCAGCAATTTCAAGGAATCCCATCCTTGGAAATGTTatagaaaattttgagaaaaatgaaaggCTGTCTCACAAGAAAATGAGTTCTGAGAGGCAGAACTTGAAACAAACTGAGGAGACGAAGGTAAAGACCAACAGGAATAAGCAATCACATCAACTCAACAGAGAACGTCAGAGGAGGAAACAAAAGCCGAGCTCTAGGGTCAAAATACATTCTCCAAGGATGGTTTCTAAGGTTGAAATTTGCAAAATAAAGGCCCTGGAAGACATGAAGAAAGCAAAACTAAAGacgaagaaagaaaaggaggaaataCCAGTATTAGAAAGCTTTGCTGTGATTAAGTCTTCAATAGATCCAATGCAAGATTTCAGAGACTCAATGATTGAGATGATCATAGAGAATCAGATTATTCAGCCAGAAGAAATGGAAGATCTTTTGGTATGTTATCTGACTTTGAATGCAGATGAATATCATGATCTCATCATCAAGGTGTTCAGGAAGGTATGGTTTGACATGAGCCAAGGTATTTTTGGGTATTAA
- the LOC106776236 gene encoding heat stress transcription factor A-4a, producing MMEEAQGNSSSLPPFLSKTYDMVDDPSTNSIVSWSVTNKSFVVWNPPEFSRDLLPRFFKHSNFSSFIRQLNTYGFRKIDPELWEFANEGFVRGQPHLLKNIHRRKPVHSHSLQNIQGQGSSSMTESERQSFKDEIKKLKDEKDQVLRELERHEQEWKMYEVQLQYSNDRLEQLEKKQENLVSSVSEVLQKPGIALNLLPLTEKGDRKRRLPRSGIFSDDAGIDDHMETSSVLPGVNAEGASIFAPNMERFDLLESSIMFWENIAHDVQSHVNMDFDETTSCADSPAISSVQLEVEVQPKSPGTNVNSESAVAAVSDLDASKEPPVGTVSVAAGVNDIFWERFLTENPGSENQEVHSERKDSDGRSNAKFWWNIRNVNNPPEQMGHS from the exons GGATGATCCTTCCACCAATTCCATTGTTTCCTGGAGTGTCACCAATAAGAGTTTCGTTGTTTGGAACCCACCAGAGTTTTCAAGGGATTTGTTACCCAGATTCTTTAAGCACAGTAACTTCTCCAGTTTTATCAGGCAGCTCAACACTTAT GGGTTTAGAAAGATTGATCCTGAACTATGGGAATTTGCCAATGAGGGTTTTGTGAGAGGTCAGCCACATCTTTTGAAGAATATTCATAGGCGCAAACCAGTTCATAGCCATTCTTTGCAGAATATTCAGGGTCAGGGATCTTCTTCAATGACTGAATCAGAACGGCAGAGTTTCAAGGATGAGATAAAGAAGcttaaagatgaaaaagatcAAGTACTTCGGGAGCTAGAGAGGCACGAACAGGAGTGGAAAATGTATGAGGTACAACTACAATATTCAAATGATCGATTGGAACAGTTGGAAAAGAAGCAAGAAAATTTGGTTTCTTCTGTTTCTGAAGTGCTGCAGAAACCTGGGATTGCCTTAAATCTCTTGCCTCTGACAGAAAAAGGGGATAGAAAACGTAGGTTGCCAAGAAGTGGTATCTTCAGTGACGATGCTGGCATTGATGATCATATGGAAACTTCCTCTGTATTACCTGGGGTAAATGCAGAGGGTGCCTCTATTTTCGCCCCAAACATGGAGCGATTTGATCTACTTGAGTCGTCCATTATGTTTTGGGAGAATATTGCACATGATGTTCAAAGTCATGTGAACATGGATTTTGATGAAACGACAAGTTGTGCAGATAGTCCAGCTATATCTTCTGTGCAGCTGGAGGTTGAAGTTCAACCTAAGTCACCTGGAACCAACGTGAATTCTGAGTCCGCTGTAGCTGCTGTTTCTGATCTTGATGCATCAAAAGAACCACCTGTGGGAACAGTTTCTGTGGCTGCTGGTGTTAATGATATATTCTGGGAACGTTTCTTGACAGAGAATCCTGGTTCTGAGAATCAGGAAGTGCATTCTGAAAGGAAAGATTCTGATGGCAGAAGTAATGCCAAATTTTGGTGGAACATTAGGAATGTGAATAACCCTCCAGAACAGATGGGGCATTCTTAG
- the LOC106775165 gene encoding fasciclin-like arabinogalactan protein 11 → MKTQQSLFSPSILLLLALTFFHTISAQLSPVQAPLSSTPSPPQPSPPAFTPPSPPATAPAPGFNTVPLVPVTPSGAPTPTVPKPPSIDIVQILRKAKRFSVLIRLLKTTQLVNQLNSQLLTSGSGGLTLFAPEDSAFSKLKAGFLNSLSDRQKVELLQFHTLSSFISISNFDTLTNPVQTQAGDDPKRLQLNVTTFGGSQVSMATGAVNASVTGTVYTDNKLAIYQVDKVLLPLDLVLPSEAPAPAPSKAKGASPKTDKTKTGDGAGGDDSDNGDNKDLPAEASSAVSMSLKFGAKGILVAIVSGIALMGEAMM, encoded by the coding sequence ATGAAGACACAACAATCTCTCTTCTCACCCTCTATTTTACTACTTCTTGCACTTACCTTCTTCCACACCATTTCAGCCCAACTCTCGCCAGTTCAAGCCCCACTTTCATCAACACCGTCTCCCCCGCAACCATCACCTCCAGCATTCACACCACCCTCTCCACCAGCCACTGCTCCAGCCCCTGGATTCAACACCGTACCCTTAGTCCCCGTGACTCCTAGTGGAGCCCCAACTCCCACTGTCCCAAAACCACCCTCCATTGACATAGTCCAAATCCTCAGAAAGGCCAAGCGATTCTCCGTCCTCATCAGGCTCCTCAAAACCACGCAACTCGTCAACCAACTCAACTCACAGCTTCTAACCTCAGGCTCGGGAGGTTTGACTCTCTTCGCCCCAGAAGACAGTGCCTTCTCAAAACTTAAAGCCGGTTTCCTCAACTCTCTCAGCGACAGACAAAAAGTAGAACTCCTGCAATTCCACACGCTCTCTTCCTTCATTTCGATCTCAAACTTCGACACCCTCACCAATCCCGTTCAGACTCAGGCCGGCGACGACCCCAAACGGTTGCAGCTCAACGTCACCACTTTCGGCGGTAGCCAGGTCAGCATGGCCACCGGCGCCGTCAACGCCTCCGTTACTGGAACTGTTTACACGGACAACAAGCTTGCCATATACCAGGTCGACAAGGTGCTCCTCCCTCTCGACCTCGTGCTTCCCAGTGAGGCTCCTGCCCCGGCACCGTCGAAGGCTAAAGGGGCATCGCCGAAGACTGATAAAACGAAGACCGGTGATGGTGCCGGCGGTGATGATAGTGATAATGGTGACAACAAGGACTTGCCCGCTGAAGCTTCTTCTGCTGTTTCTATGAGTTTGAAGTTTGGTGCGAAGGGAATATTGGTGGCTATTGTTAGTGGGATTGCTTTGATGGGTGAAGCCATGATGTGA
- the LOC106775347 gene encoding fasciclin-like arabinogalactan protein 12, whose product MKKQIIFYFDLVLLVFIFSTPTLAQSPAAAPKPVRATPAPAPAKPLVPSLPQSPFSDSSSNQDIIKILRKAKSFNTLIRLLKTTQIINQVNAQLVTTKSGGGLTFLAPDDGAFSQLKAGYFNSLDDRQQKALIQFHVLPFYVSSSNFDSLSNPVMTLASDSPNGYQLNVTAYGNSVNISTGVVNATLTGIVYTDKTLAIYHVDKVLLPLDFSKPKPTAPAPTLANEPKADKDNSSAEDDDEGKTNRATSGSNAIKLISIPGTILESLGLALVAAVTISI is encoded by the coding sequence ATGAAGAAGCAAATCATCTTCTATTTCGATCTAGTACTTTTGGTTTTCATATTTTCTACCCCCACTTTGGCCCAGTCACCTGCTGCAGCCCCTAAACCTGTCCGTGCCACACCAGCTCCAGCTCCAGCAAAACCACTGGTACCTTCACTACCCCAATCACCCTTCTCCGATTCATCTTCTAATCAAGACATTATCAAGATTCTAAGGAAGGCCAAATCGTTCAACACGCTAATCCGCTTGCTAAAAACCACACAAATCATCAACCAAGTGAATGCACAGTTAGTCACTACAAAATCAGGAGGAGGTTTAACCTTTCTTGCACCTGATGATGGTGCATTCTCACAGCTCAAAGCAGGTTACTTCAACTCTCTTGATGATCGCCAACAGAAAGCATTGATACAGTTCCACGTTCTTCCGTTTTATGTCTCAAGCTCTAACTTTGATTCCCTAAGCAACCCAGTGATGACACTGGCCAGTGATAGCCCCAATGGATATCAATTAAATGTGACTGCATATGGGAATAGTGTGAATATTTCGACTGGGGTGGTGAATGCTACTCTCACGGGCATTGTTTACACTGATAAGACACTTGCCATTTATCACGTGGACAAGGTGCTTCTTCCTTTGGATTTCTCAAAGCCTAAGCCTACAGCTCCTGCTCCCACTTTGGCAAATGAGCCTAAAGCTGATAAAGATAACTCGTCTgcagaagatgatgatgagggGAAAACGAACAGAGCCACTTCGGGTTCCAATGCCATCAAATTAATTAGCATTCCTGGAACAATTTTGGAGTCCCTAGGTCTTGCTTTAGTCGCTGCAGTAACAATCTCCATATGA